From the Elusimicrobiota bacterium genome, one window contains:
- a CDS encoding M14 family metallopeptidase — translation MRPSSSTLLAVGLLLAPALALAQDSSWMDGAASAPAAVSETAAKAKGTKVHKPDALLSEDRVWVELEAPDKGARSRIANSGFAIEAVNGTKVSGIAGPAALQRLEGLGLRILKKTPLRTISPEDFPPADSAYHNFTRLDAELKGIASLAPELTSLFSIGSSVQGRPITALRLNSSERGTQASRKPGAVFLGTHHAREHISTEVVLGVARWIVENRKRADVAKLLQERDVYFIPLVNPDGSEYDIATGRYRWQRKNMAKNSDGSVGVDLNRNYDWLFGGVGTSDYPGDDTYHGPRAFSEPESRAVKQFCEARPNLKTLISYHSYSALVLYPWGGVEEPISDPRALKAYKNMAEKMASWTGYTAEQSSDLYPATGDMTDWSWGALKIFSFTIELGPASGGAGGFYPGPSVIKPEIQRNVQPVLYLIDLADDPYRAADMTLSAAAPAAPAAALAR, via the coding sequence ATGCGCCCCTCGAGCTCGACCCTCCTGGCCGTCGGCCTCCTCCTCGCGCCCGCACTCGCGCTCGCGCAGGACTCCTCGTGGATGGACGGCGCGGCCTCCGCTCCCGCCGCGGTCTCCGAGACCGCGGCCAAGGCCAAGGGAACGAAGGTCCATAAACCCGACGCCCTGCTCAGCGAGGACCGGGTCTGGGTCGAGCTCGAGGCGCCCGACAAGGGCGCCCGCAGCCGCATCGCGAACAGCGGCTTCGCCATCGAAGCCGTCAACGGGACGAAAGTCTCCGGGATCGCCGGCCCGGCCGCCCTCCAGCGCCTCGAGGGACTCGGCCTGCGCATCCTCAAGAAGACCCCGCTGCGCACCATCTCCCCGGAGGACTTCCCGCCGGCGGACTCCGCCTACCACAACTTCACCCGCCTCGACGCCGAGCTCAAGGGCATCGCCTCTCTGGCCCCCGAGCTGACGAGCCTCTTCTCCATCGGGAGCAGCGTCCAGGGCCGCCCGATCACGGCGCTGCGCCTGAACTCCTCGGAGCGCGGGACGCAGGCGAGCCGCAAGCCGGGCGCCGTGTTCCTGGGAACGCACCACGCCCGCGAGCACATCTCCACCGAGGTCGTACTCGGCGTCGCCCGCTGGATCGTCGAGAACCGCAAGCGCGCCGACGTGGCGAAACTCCTCCAGGAGCGCGACGTCTACTTCATCCCGCTCGTGAACCCGGACGGCTCGGAATACGACATCGCCACCGGCCGCTACCGCTGGCAGCGCAAGAACATGGCGAAGAACTCCGACGGCTCCGTCGGAGTGGACCTCAACCGCAACTACGACTGGCTCTTCGGCGGCGTCGGAACCTCGGACTACCCCGGCGACGACACCTATCACGGACCGCGAGCCTTCTCGGAGCCCGAGAGCCGGGCGGTCAAGCAGTTCTGCGAGGCGCGGCCAAACCTCAAGACGCTGATCAGCTACCACAGCTACAGCGCGCTCGTGCTCTACCCCTGGGGCGGGGTCGAGGAGCCCATCTCCGACCCGCGGGCGCTGAAGGCCTACAAGAACATGGCCGAGAAGATGGCCTCCTGGACCGGCTACACCGCCGAGCAGTCCTCGGACCTCTACCCGGCGACCGGGGACATGACCGACTGGAGCTGGGGAGCCCTGAAGATCTTCTCCTTCACCATCGAGCTCGGCCCCGCGAGCGGCGGAGCCGGCGGCTTCTATCCGGGGCCTTCCGTCATCAAGCCCGAGATCCAGAGGAACGTCCAGCCCGTCCTCTACCTCATCGACCTGGCCGACGACCCCTATCGGGCGGCCGACATGACGCTCTCCGCCGCCGCGCCGGCCGCGCCGGCCGCCGCGCTCGCGCGCTGA
- a CDS encoding TatD family hydrolase produces MQDSRLIDTHAHLLDPAFDADRADALARAQTAGVGLVVEIADSPETWEPVLALARSRGLRCALGLHPYSADRYEPSLAGRLLRCAEDPVVVAAGEIGLDYAKCPHPRDLQKAAFLGMLEAADAAALPVVVHSRDAFPDTLDILEAFYRDRPARGRLRGVLHCFSGGRTEALRGAALGFALGVDGPVTYPKNEPLRDAFRAVGLAALVLETDCPYLPPQSSRGRRNEPAFLPEIARGLAAALATTEAAVAEATNANARELFRLGRP; encoded by the coding sequence TTGCAGGATTCTCGGCTGATTGACACCCACGCCCATCTGCTCGACCCCGCCTTCGACGCGGACCGCGCCGACGCGCTCGCGCGCGCGCAAACGGCGGGGGTCGGCCTCGTCGTGGAGATCGCCGACTCTCCCGAGACCTGGGAGCCGGTCCTGGCGCTCGCACGCTCGCGCGGCCTGCGCTGCGCGCTCGGCCTGCATCCCTACTCGGCCGACCGCTACGAGCCCTCGCTCGCCGGACGCCTTCTTCGCTGCGCGGAGGACCCCGTCGTCGTCGCCGCCGGCGAGATCGGTCTCGACTACGCGAAGTGCCCGCATCCCCGGGACCTGCAGAAGGCGGCCTTCCTCGGCATGCTCGAGGCGGCCGACGCCGCGGCCCTTCCCGTCGTCGTGCACTCCCGCGACGCCTTCCCCGACACCCTGGACATCCTCGAGGCGTTCTATCGCGACCGTCCCGCGCGCGGGCGCCTGCGCGGAGTCCTGCACTGCTTCTCCGGGGGACGGACGGAGGCCTTGCGCGGCGCCGCCCTGGGCTTCGCGCTCGGCGTCGACGGCCCCGTGACGTATCCGAAGAACGAGCCGCTGCGCGACGCCTTCCGCGCCGTCGGGCTCGCCGCGCTCGTCCTCGAGACCGACTGCCCCTACCTCCCCCCCCAGAGCTCCCGCGGCCGCCGCAACGAGCCCGCCTTCCTCCCCGAGATCGCCCGGGGCCTCGCCGCCGCGCTGGCGACGACCGAAGCGGCGGTCGCCGAGGCGACCAACGCCAACGCCCGGGAGCTCTTCCGACTCGGACGTCCTTAA